A stretch of DNA from Halorubrum sp. BOL3-1:
GACTACGTGACGGTGCGGACCGCCTCCTCCGGCGACAACGGCGCGTCCACCGTCGAGGGGGGCCGCGGCGGGGAACTCAAACACGAGACCGAGTCCGCGAACCACTTCTGAACGCGCCGGGCCGACCCCGCTCCGCCCTCCACTTTTTCCCCTCTCTACAGCGACGTGAACGGGAGCGACGCGAGCGTGTCGGCGTCGTAGTCGAGCGCGTCCGCCTGCGAGACGCCCTCCGGCGTAATCAGGTCGACGACGCGCGGCGCGTTGTCGGCCGCGCCCTCGCGGGCGCCGCCGAAGACGAAGCCGCCGGCGTCGACTTGGACGTCGCGGAAGGCCCCGAAGTCCTCCGACCCGACGACCGGGAGGACCTCCCAGTCGACGAGGTCGGCGCCGCCGAGCGCGCTTTTCTGGACCGAAACGATCGCGATGCCGGACTCGAAGTCGGCGATCCGCTCCGGCGACCCGAGCCCGTTGCCCTCGGCGTCGACGACGCTCCCGCCGAACCCGCTCGCGGCGACCCGGTACTGCCAGTCGTCGTCGAACTCGGCCGTGACGGAGAGGTCGCCGAGTTCGGTCGACCGTCCTCCGTCGCCGTCCGGATCGCGGAGGTAGACGACGAAGTAGTGCGGCGAGAACGTCCCGCCGAACGCCGCGTAGAGGTTCTCGACCTCGAACGCGAACAGATACTCCGTCTCGTTCTCCAGCACGCGGAAGGAGCGCAGGTCGAAGGCGCCCTCCTCGAACGCGCCGTCGGTCGGGTAGACGTACTCGCCGGGTCCGTCGTCGTCGCCGGCGGGGTCGGTCAGCGCGGCGACGAGGTCGCCCGGCGCGACCGTCACCGTCTCGGCCGCGAGCGTCTCCCCGGTCTCGGGGTCGCGGACGGCGACGTCGAACTCGTCGATGGCCGAGATCCGATACCCCAGCGTCACCGTCTCGTCGGTCGCGTTCGGCGGGAGACGCACGTTGGCGACCGCGTCCACGTCGCCGTCGACGACGACCTCGACGTTCGTGCCGCCGACGAAGCCCGCACCGTTCGAGCCCGTCGCCGTGATGAACGGCTCGTTGAGGTCGGCCTCGCCGGCGATGTCGATCGATATCTCCTGTTCCGGCCGCTCGTACTCGGGAAGCGTCTTGATCTCGCGGCCCTGCCCCGGGCGCAGTCTGACCGCGGTCCCGCCGCTCGGCGCCAGCGACGCCAACAGGGTCGAACTCGGCGTGACGACCGCCTCGTCGATACGGACTCCGGTCGGATCGGCGTCGACGCCGGTCCCGACGGCGTCAGAGTAGATCTCCGCGACGTACTTCGGGCCGCTTCGACCGCTGTCGTCGCCGGGCCCGTTTCTGTTGCCGTTACCGCTGCCACGCCCGCTGCCGCGCCCGCTGCCGCGCCCGTTTCCGCTGTTGCCCTTCCCCGGTCCGTTTCCGCGGTTGCCGTCCCCGCGTCCGTCGCCGTTCCCCCGTCCCGGCGCGTCGCCGGAGTTTCCGGGGGAACCGCCCGACTTTCCGGGTGCGAGGAAGTCGAGGGGCACGTCGAACGCCCGGCCGTCGCCGTCGGTCATGGCGCCGACGTACCACTCGTCGCCGTGTCGGCGGGCGATCGCGAGGTACTCACCGATCGCGGAGCCGACGACGCGGGTCTCGTCCCAGCCCGCGGCCGGGACCGACTCGATGAACCCGAACGCCGGCTCGGCGTCGAAGTTCTCGTTTCCGGGTTCGTACCCCTCGTACTCGGCCGGGACCGGCGACGGTTCGCCGGACTCGGTGACCGCGACCGCGTTGAGGTTGAACCCGCCGACGTCGCCTTCGAACCCGTCGCCGCCCTCGGTGTAGTCGAGTTCGACCGCGACCTCGTTGTCGCCGGCGTCGAGTTCGACCTCGGTCGTGAACACCTGCCAGTCATCCCAGTAGTCGGTGAACGACGGCTCGATCGTCCGGGTCTCGCCGCCGACGCGGAGCATCGCCCGCGGCGTGCCGGCGTCGATCACGCGGCCGGCGTTCTCCTCGGCGTCGCTCGCGTACCGGAGGTGGAGGTCGTAGCTCCCGGCCGAGGCGACGTTCCGGACCGTGAACGCGACCGACGACCCGCTCGGGGCGCGGTTGGGGTCGACGGCGACGTAGTTGGTGCCGAACGCGTTCCGCCACGAGTCGTCGGTGACGAGGCCGTCGCGGTCGCCCGCGGCGGCCTGGAGCGCCTCGCCCACCTCGAACGCCTCGTCGACGTACCCCTCGATCCGGTCGGCCGCCATCTGGAGGCCGCTGAGATACGTCGGGTACATCGCGAGCTGCTTCGCCCGCGTCGTCTGGATCTGGTCGCCGCGGTCGTCGCCGAAGGTGATGTCGAAGATCCCCGGCTGGAAGCTCACCGGCCCGGCGAGGTTCCGCGTGAACGGGAGCGTGACGTGGTGGTCGCGGCCGACGTTCGAGCCGAGTTGGCCGAACCCGTCGTACTCTTGGGCCTTCACGACCTCGCGGTTCGCCACGTTCGGGTACGTTCGGACCTCGCCGGTCGGCTTGATCCCCTCGTGGATCTCCAGCTGCTGGCGGTTCGCGGCCGCCTCGCGGATCACCAGCCGGTGATGGTTCACCGCGAGCTGGTTGTGCTGGTTGTGGGTCGGGGAGGCGCCGTCGCCGTCGATGCCGAGTCCCGGGTCGGAGACGTAGCCGTTTTTGATCGAGTTGATCCCCGTCTCGTCGTAGCCCGCGAACACGTCCTCGTCGAGGATCGCTGACTCGTACTGGGGCAGATTCCCCGCGGTCTCGTTGTGGATCGTCATCTCGACCGGCTCAGGGAGACCGGCGCCGAAGTCGGTCACCTCGCTCACGTCGAAGTCGGGATAGGAGTCCTCGACGCCGAACCCGAACCCGGTGCCGTCGCCGGGATAGGTGTCCCATCCCTCGTTCCACCCCTCGACGAGGACGCTGTCGATCCCGTTCTCGCTCGCGAAGCGCATGTACCGCTTCATCCGCTCGGTACGGGCGCCGTGGACGTAGGCGGCCGGATTCCCCCCCTCGCCCGCGATCTCGTCGTCGGTCTTGTACTCCCAGTTCGCCTGCCCCGCGATCATCGTCCACCAGATGCCGACGTACTTGCGCGGCTCGATCCAGTCGGTGTCGGGTTCGCCTCCTGCTGCCGCCGGTAGCGCCTCCCCGTCGAGCGGGTCGGAGAGCAGCGGCACGAGCTGCGACTCGATCAGCTCGCCCGGTCGGTCGACGACCTGGATCGTCCGCCAGGGCGTCGCCGCCGGGAGTTCGAGGGAGGCCTTCGTGCCGTCGGGCAGCGGCGTGAGTTCGGTCGCGAACGCGGTCCCCCCGTCGTCCTCGCGCGGCGCGAGCGTCGCGGCCGCGTAGTCGTCGAGGTTCGCCTCGTGGACGCTGAGGTACGCGTCCCCGGCGTCGACCGTGAGCGGCGTGTGCGCCCCGGTCCGGACCGGCGTGTCCGTCGGCCGCGTCGTCCGCGTGCCCCCCGGGATCTCCGAGAGCGGCGTCTCGCTGTACTCCTGTTCGAACCGCGGGTTCGTCACCTCGTTGCGGATCCACCACGCGTCGTAGTCGCCCGCGAAGTCGACGCCGGTGTTCTCCGAGGCGATCACCGCCCGATCGGCGTTGCTCGCGAAGCCTCCACCGAGCACGACCCGCAGTCCGACCCCGTCGTCGAAGACGCGGACGTGGAGCTTCGCTCGGCGCCCGTCGCCGTCGGTCTCCCCGTCCGACAGCCCGACAGCGAGCGACCGGTAGTCGGCCGAGACCTCGTCGTACGCGCCCCAGACCGGCTCCCACTCCTCGGTCGCCGCCCGGCGGTCGGTCCCGGTGACCGTCACCGGTCCGTCGTCGCCGCCGGCGCTCGCGCCGAACGCCGGCTGGTTCCGAAAGTCGAACCCGACCGTCGACGGCCCGACGTACGTCTCCCCGTCCTTCGCGACCTCGTAGGTCGGCACCCCGTCGGCGACGTCGACGGTGACCGCGATCGACCCGTCGGGCGACTCCACCGTCTGGACCGCGTCGTCCGCGTCGTTGGCAACCTGTGCGGCGTCGGCCGACACGTCTCGCGAGTAGGCGGCCGCCGCCACCAGCGCCCCCACGCTCCCGAGGAATCCCCGCCGCGTCGCCCCGCCTAACGTTTGCTGTGATCGTTTCTCACGCATTCCGTCCACACCGTGTATGCGATGAACAATAATGCTATTGTAACGGATCGAAGTGATTGGATTTCGAAACGACTGACTCGGCGCGTCGCCGCGGGCGAACCGGGTCCCGGTTCGGGGCCCTTACAGCGCGTTCTCCAGCGCCGACGCGACGCTCCGCGCCTTCTCGGCCAGCGGCTCGGGCGTGTACCCCGCCGCGACCGACTCGGCCAAGACGTCGTCGTCGACGCGCTCGACGGTCCCGTCCGGCCGCTTCACCACGTCGACGTGGAGGTCCACGTAGCGGGCGGCGTCGGGGAACACCTCCACCGGCGTGCAGACGTTGACGTACGTCCCGCGGACGGTCCCGTCGCGCCCGCGGTAGGTGGTCGGGTACCACCACCGTCCCTCCTTCAGGCTCGTCTCGGCGACGTCGCCCGCCTCGCGGTCGACCCCCAGTCCGTCGTAGGTCCCGCCGCCGGTCATCTCGCGCTCGACGGTGACGCCGCCGTCCGCGTCGACCTCGGTGACCGTCCCCTCCCCGAGGGCGATCAGCCGGCCGTCGGGCTTCCCGTGGTCGATCCGGAGCGCGTCGCCCTCGCGCGGGCCGAACGCGTCGCTCACGACCGCGAACGGGAACTCGGCGTCGGGGGCGGGATCGCAGAGCGCCTCCGCGAGGTCGACCCCGGCCGAGGCGTCTGCCGACCCCGCCTTCACGCGGTGGTGGCCCGGCATCGTCGCGGTCGCAGTCCGGCGGGCGTCGTCGAGTCCGAACCGACTCTCGCGCCCGAACCAGACCCAGACGCCGGCGTCCGGCGCGGCGATCGGCGCGTCGCGGAGCCGGGAGCGGTCGTCGAGGAGACCCAGCCCCTCTCCGTCGGTCTCGTCGTCGCCCACGCTTCCGCTCCCCGCGGCCGCCTCGCGCAGGTTCCCGGCGGCGTCGACCGCCGCGTCGAGTCCGGCGGTCAGCGACTCCGTGTCGGCGTCGACGGCCGGCGGCCGCCACACCGCTCGCCAGCCCGCCGGCGGTTCGAGGTCGAGCAGGTCGAGCATCCCCGACAGCTCCCGCGCGGCCTCGTCGCTCCGCGCGTCGACCCGCGTCCCAGACCCCGGTTCGAGCGCGACGAGGTCGCCGCCGACCCGCAGTTCCCCCGACAGCTCGGGGCGGCGGTCGGTCCACGGCGCCGCCGACTCGCGCACCTGGACGCGGACCGAGTCGCCCGTCTCCACCCGGGCGTCGACGTCGCCGTACGGGAGATACCCCTCGGGGGTCCCCGCCGGCGCGCCCGTCGCTTCGTCTCCCTCGCCGGTTCGGAGCCGCACCACCGCGCCCCCGCCGAGCGTCTCCGTCACCTCGCCGTCGAGGACGGCCCCGGGCGGGGTCGGGTCCGGCCACGCGAGCGCGTCGCGGCCCGAGTCGGTCAGGATCTCGCGGACCGCGTCGACCGCGTCGGAGTCGCCGCTCGCGCCGACCCCCTGTCGGTTCGCGCTCGTCTCGATCCGGACGTCCGGCGGGTCGGCTCCGAACGCGGCGTCGAAGCGCCGGCGGATCGGCGGCGAGGCGTCGACCACCTCGTGGCCCGCATCGAGCAGGCGCGCGGTGAGCGCCGTCGAGTAGATGCCGCGGACGCGAACCCGTACCATCGTCACAGCGCCTCGCGGTCGCGCGCGAACCGCACCCGGTCGTTCACCGTGTCACCGAGCGCGAGTTCGACGAGGCTCGGCTCGTCGTCGGTCGACTCGCCTCCTTCCTCCGCCTCCCGAAGCACTCGCCCGCCCTCGACCGGGACGCCCCACCCGTCGAGCGAGAGGTAGCCTCGGAGGTCGGCGCCGTGCGTGTACAGGTCGACGTCGGCGGTCGGGTGTTCCTGAACGTCGGTCGCGCTGTGGGCGGTGTCCATGTCCGAGTAGACCGGCCCGTCGTCCACGAAGAAGTCGGTCAGCGCCTCGGCGTCCGCCGCGACCAACTCCGCGACGCGGTCCGAGACCGCGGCGATCTCGTCGGTCTCCAGCCCGGCCTCGCGGAGCGCGCGCTGGGTCCGCTGGTCGAAGTACATACCCGGCGTTCGGGTGCCGCGGTTTCAACTCTGTCGGCTCCGCTGAACTCCGCTTTTCGAATCTAATCACCTGTGAAACGGTCGGTCGATGGGATCTATTCATGAGACGGATATGTCGTGTCTGATGTTGGTGACGAGAATTGGACTGTTGCTGGTGCGGTGAACACTCTCGAAGCCCCAGCTGTGAGGCGCGCGCCACAGCACCGAATATCGCTGTTTCTCTCCCTGTATCGACCGACGGCGACTCAACCCCTATCACCGGAGCCGCTCCGTCGTCTCCGGGGGTCCACGGGACCCGTCCGATCGCCTCGCGTTCCCCAAGTCCGACCGTCCCGGCGCCAATCGGTTAAGTCACCGGGGGGTCTAACGGAATCCATGCCATCCGAGGAGGACCCGATCGCGTCCCGGGCTGACGACGACCGTGACCTCTACGACGTCGCGACGTGGGAGGAGCGGACCTCCTTCGACGGGCTGTCGGTCGCGCTGTACTGGCTGCTCACCCGCTCCGCGAAGGCCGGGATCGTCCTCGTCGCGCTCGTCGGTCTCCTCGCGATACTCGGCTCGTTCGGGATCGGACTGCTCTTCGACCCCGCGATCGCGGTCCTCCTCGGGCTCTCGGTGATCCCCGCGCTCGGACTGGCCGCGTACGTGTACGTCTCCGACGTCACGACCGCCGAGCCGCTGTCGCTGCTCGTGGCCACGTTCCTGCTGTCGATCCTGACCGCGACGTTCGCGGCGGTCCTCAACGGCCGGCTTCGGCCGTTCTTCGACCCGCTCGGCTTCCCGGGACTCGTGCTCTTCTTCTTCCTGATCGTGGGGCCGGTCGAGGAGTCGGTGAAACTGCTCGCGGTGCGGCTGTACGCGTACACCGACGCCCGGTTCGACGCCGTCATCGACGGGGCCGTCTACGGCGCCATCGCGGGTCTCGGGTTCGTCGTCATCGAGAACTTCGTGTACATCGCCCAGAACGTCGATATCGGGGAGCTGACGATCGGGGTCGCCGCGCTCGGCGCGGGCGACGGAATCGCCGCGCTCCGGGCGCTCGCGGGACCGGGCCACGTGATCTACTCGGGGTTCGCGGGCTACTACCTCGGGCTGGCCAAGTTCAACCCGGAGAACCGCGGCCCGATAATCGTCAAGGGGCTCGTCCTCGCGGCGGCGATCCACGCGCTGTACAACACCCTCGTCGGACCGGTGACGGGGATCGCCTCGGGGCTGTTCGGCGTCCCGCAGGTGCTCGCCCTGTTCGGGTTCGTCCTCGTCTTTCAGGGCGCGTTCGGCTACGTCCTCCTCCGGAAGGTCCGACGCTACCGCGACGCGTACATCGAGACGCGCGACGCGGTCGACCCCGACGTCGAGCCGGAGCTGACCGAGTTCGAACAGTAGCCCGCGGAACCCGGCTCTTCGACCGCCGTCAGGGCGGACTCTCGACCCGCGAGCGGTCGCCGGTCCCGCCCGTCAGCGCGCTCGCGAGGGCGCCCTTCACCACCACCTCGTCGCCCAGATCGGTGAGCCGCACCTCCGGGACGTTGATGAACACCATCTCCGGGAGCTTCTCGCGGATGGGGTCGAGGACGCGGTCGGGGTTGTTGAGCGCGACCGCGCCGCCGACGCTCACGACCAGCGGGGCGTACGCGTGAATAATGTTGGCGATTCCCATGGCGTTCCAGTGGGCGACCTGGTCGATCACGTGGTCGGCGAAGGTGTCCTCGCCCGCCGCCTCGAACACGTCGACCGCGGAGAAGTCGGGGTCCTCGACCGGGAGACACGTCCCGATCGGATCTTCCTCGTACAGTTCGCGAGCGTATCTCGGGATGTTGTTGCCCGAGCAGTACCCCTCCCAGTGGCCGTCGAGTCCGCAGCCGCAGGTCATGAAGCCGTGCGGGTCGACGGTCATGTGGCCGACCTCGCCGGCGTTGCCGTCCCATCCCGAGAGCACGTTGCCGTCGACGGCGACCCCGGCGCCGATCCCCGAGGAGATGGTGAGATACACCATGTCGTCGGGGTTGCGCTCGGAGTGGAACCGCTCGCCGATGACGCCCGCGATGGTGTCGTTGTGGAGGTACACCTCGTCGGTGTCGAGCAGCCGGCCGACCGGGCCGACGAGGGGGATCCGCTCGACGGTGTCCGGGAGGTTCGCGGGTCCCTGGACGACTCCCTCCGCTAGGTCGAGCGGGCCGATCGAACCGATCCCGGCCGCGACCGTCTCGCTCGGCGCGACTCCCGCGTCCGCACAGGCGTTCCGAACCACCTCCAAGACGGCCTCCGTGACGGCGATGCCGTTCGGTCCCCGCGGGGTGTCTCGCGACGCGGAGCCGAGGATCGCCGTGGTCTCGTCGCCGACGACTGCCCGGACGTTCGTCGCCCCGAGATCGACGCCCACGTAATACATCGGGTGTAAGCGCGGACCCGTCTCACTTAAGCGGGACGCTTCGCGCGGTCGAGCGCAGGTCAAGAATGGGATCGCCTCCGCGAAACCGTGTTACTCCGCGACGTCGCGGACGAACGTCACCGGGCACGGCGCCGACAGCATGACCTCCTGAGCGGTGCTGCCGAAGACGGCCTTCCCCGTCGGAGAGCGCTGTCGGCCGCCGACGACGACGCGGTCGGCTCCGAGGCTGTCGGCGGTCCCGACGACCTCGTCCGCGAGGTCACCGACCGCGCCTCTGACCGAGTACCGCACGCCCGCATCCGCGAGCGCCTTCGAGATCGCCCGGGTGGTCGCGTGTCGCTCCGCGACCGCGTCGGGCGTCGAGCCTTCGCCGTCCCGGTCGACGCCCAGCTTCTCCCGGATCCCGTCGAACTCCGTCTCGTCGAACACGTGGGTCAACACGACCCCGGCGTCCGCCGGCTCCGCGACCGCGATGATCTCGCTCGCGAGCCGTTCCGCGTGTTCCTCGTCCTCTGTGCCGACCGCCAGTACCACCGTTTCGATGCTCATACACGCCCTTCGTTCCTGCCTAACTTAAAAATGTCGGATTTTAACTCAAATCCGAATAAATATTTAGGCAATCGATCCTGGCAGTCTCGATGCCCCCGGAGCCGCGGCTTCCGGTCGAACGAGCGCGACGCTGTCGGACCCGAAGTCGTTCACGGTGACTACGTGACGGGCGTGACCGCCGGAGAAAACTCAGTAGTCGGGCGCTTCGTCCTCGACTTTGCGCTTCAGCGAGTCGCGACGGGACTTCGCGTCGCGACCGGTCGCCTCCAACAGGAACTCGTTTTTCGCGTCGACGGCGTCCGCGGCGGCGTCGGCGTCTCCCTCGGCGATGACCTCCTCGGCGGGCCGCTCCTCGAAGTGGACCGCCAGCTTGTCTTTCTTGCTCCCGTACTCGGCGGCGCCCGCGACGATCCGCTTGAACACCGGGTTGTCGGGATCACCGACGACGTACAGCTCGTGGCCGTCGTACTCCTCGGTGCCGGTGACCTCGCCGAAGTACTCCTCGATGGAACCTCTCAAGTCCGGCATCCGGTCGTCCAGATGCTCGCCGCGGCGCATCTTGTACTGCTTCATGCCGCGACCGTTCGACAGGCCGGCGTAAACCAGTTTCGTCACACCCGTTCGACGGGTTCGGCCGCCGACGCGGCCCTTTTATCCCGACTACCGGGGCCGTTCGTCGACGTATCCGCGCTTACACTCCGGACAGATGTCGCCCGCCCGCATGGAACTCCCGTCCGCGGCCCGGACCATGCCGCACTCGGGGCAGTAGTACTCCGTCGAGTCGTCCCCGCCCGCCGTCTCTAGGTCGGGACTCTCCCCGCGCGTGATCCCGGTTTCGCCCTCCCCGCCGGCGTCGAACGCGACGGCCTCCGCGTCGTCGGAGGCCTCGACGTACTCCGTCTCCGTCGACTCCCCGTCTCGCTCCTCGGCGGCCTCCGGGGTGAGTCCCCCGCCGAACTCGACGTCGGCCTCGCCGCCCTCACCGACCTCCGCGCTGAACCCCTCGTCTTCGCCCCCGTGTTCGGGCCAGGCGGTCCGCTCGTCGGCGTCGGCCTCGTCGACCGACGGCCACGCACCCCGATCCCGGTCCTCGTCTGACTCCCCGTCCTCGTCGAGAATAACGCCGTCGTCGCCCTCCGCGTCCGGGCCGTCGTTCGACGCGGATTCCGGTTCGATGTCGGTCGCGGCCGAGCCGCCGGATCCCGACCCCTCGCCGGCGTCCAGAAGCTCCGCGTCCTCGTCCGCCCGACTCGGTTCCCCCGACGAGTCCGACCCGTCCGCGTCGGTCGAACGGTCGACCGCGCCCGCCGGCGCGTCGACCCCTCCCGCATCCGGTTCGGTCTCGGCCGTCTCGGTCCCCTCGTCGTCCGAAGGTCCCTCGTCGAGGATCACCGCGTCGTCGGTCCCGGCTCCGGGCTCCTCGTCGAGCGTCACCCCGTCCCCGGCGCCCGCGTCGTCGGCGTCGACGCCCCTCGACGTCGCACCGATGTCCGTGGTCCCCCCGGCGCCACCCGGGACCTCGCTGTCGTCCGGAGTCGCCGCCGATCCCCCCGCAGTCCCGTGGTCGGTTCCGCTCGTCGAAGCGACCCCCCCGGTCGCGCTCGCGGCGGCCTCGTCGGCCAACTGCTCCATCGTCGTCACTTCGGTATTTTCGCTGACGATCTGCGTCTCGCCGCAGCGAGCGCAGGTCTTCACCTCCTTGACGGTCGTGACGACCTCGTCGCCGTCCTCCTCGCGTTCCCGCTGGAGTTCGGGTTCGCCGAAGTCGTGGCCGAGCAGACACCTGAGTCCCATTGTGCCACCCTGCGGTGCCGAGGGTAAAAAACGCCCCGTCGGCGTCCGACGCTCGGCACACGACCGTTCGGAGGCAATGGGGTCGGCTCTTCGCGCGACGCGGCCGACCGTTCGACCGTCGCGACTCGCGGACACAGACTCTTTGTGGATCGGTCGCGTACCGTTCGTCGACATGCCTACCGTATCCTATCAGGGCGAAGAGATCGAGTGCGAGAAGGGAGCCGTGTTGCGCGACGTGCTCAAGGAGGCCGGTCTCTCGGTCTACAACGGCAAGATGGAGCAGCTCAACTGTCGGGGCGCCGGGTCGTGCGGCTCCTGTGCGGTCCAGGTCGACGGCGAGGTGAGCGAGCAGAGTAAAAAGGAGCGCGCCCGCCTCTGGCTCCCGCCGCACCACCCGAACCACGACGTTCGCCTCGCCTGCCAGACGAAAGTCGAGGGCGACGTCGAGGTGACGAAGGGGCGCGGTCTCTTCGGACAGCACATCTGAGCGGGAGCGCCACGGTCGACTCCGCCCGTTTTCTGCTCGAACGCAAGCGGGACGACACCCGTCGTGAGCGGCACGCGTGACGAGCGGCGCACTGGTCGAGAGCAAAATACGACCGCGGCGGACGTGAGCCCGCGACGCGGACGAAAACGTTTGGTACCGTGTGTCAGAGCCGCGTTCGGCGTCAGCCGGACCGACCCACCTTCTCGGATCGGCTTACTGCCGAACGACGTTGGTCGCGCGGGGGCCCTTCTCGGAGGACTCGATGTCGAACTCGAGCTCCTGGCCCTCTTCGAGGTCCGGGCCGCCGACGTCTTCCATGTGGAAGAACACGTCGTCGTCCGCGTCGTCAGTCTCAATAAAGCCGTAGCCGCCAGTGTCGTTGAAGAAATCAACCTTTCCGGTCGCCATTGCGAGCAAAAGAATGCTCCCATCGGTAATAAGGGTTGTGAATGTACAGTTACAGCGGCAGCGAGGCGAAAGCCCACCCGTTCACGGGTGGAATGAAGCTGACCTCGATGTCTCTGACGGTTCGCTCCGACGCCGACGTTTATATTTCCGGCCGCGAAAGCGCCCTGTGTGTCTCACGCACGCCACGCAAGCGGTCCCGGCCTGACGCTCCGCGAGAACGGTCCCGCCCTGCTGGTCCCGGCGGCGTGGGGCGTCGCCGCGGGAGCGGTCCTCGGCGTCGTCTCCGCGCACGCGCTGTTCGTCGCGCACGTCGTCATGAGCGCCCTGCTCGTCGCCTTCGTCGCCGCCTCGTGGCGCGACATGGCGACGGGCGTCCTCCGCGCGTGGAAGTTGGTGATCCTCTCCGGAACGCCGGTCACGCTCGCGGGCGTCGTCGGGTTCCTCGCCCGCGACGGGACCGTGCCGGCGCTCGCGGCCGCTCTCCCGGCGGATGCGTCGCTCGCCGTCGCCTTCTACGGGTGGGCGCTGCTGCCCGTGCCCGCGTTCGTCTACACCGGACTGCGCGACCCGGCGGTCCCGCGCTCGACGGTCCACCACGCCGCGGCCGCGTGTTCGGTCGCCGGTGCTGCCGTCGCCGCGCTCGCGACCTCCGCGACCGGTGTCGTCGCGGGAATCGCGCTCGTCGGCGTCGGCCAGACCGCGGGGATCCTCGCGGCGACCGCGCTGTACTGACGGGGGACCGCCGAGCGCCCCGATCCGGCCCCTCCGCTGCGGTTACTCCGCTCCGCTGCGGCTACTCTGCTCCGACTCCGTCTCACTCTCTCGTTCCGTCGAGCGCTCGCCGGAACGCTCGTCGATGGAACGCGACCGCCTCGTCGCGGTCGACCGGCGGATACCGCGGATTCGTCACCGCGCCCCCGACGTCGACGACGGCGCTCGCGACGGCCGCTGCGCGGTGCGCGCGCCCGACCGGCGGCAGCGAGGTGACCGACTCGTAGCCGTCGCGGAACGCCCGACGGAGCGGCTCTGTCTCTGTCGCCGGCACGTACCAGTCGACGACGAGGTGCTCCGCCTTCGCGACCGACACGCCCGGCGGCGCGGAGAGCGGCGCCTCCCAGTCGAGGACGGCCGTCACCGCGCCGCCCGTGGCGAGCGCGTTCCCGGGAC
This window harbors:
- a CDS encoding 2Fe-2S iron-sulfur cluster-binding protein, whose protein sequence is MPTVSYQGEEIECEKGAVLRDVLKEAGLSVYNGKMEQLNCRGAGSCGSCAVQVDGEVSEQSKKERARLWLPPHHPNHDVRLACQTKVEGDVEVTKGRGLFGQHI
- a CDS encoding cold-shock protein — translated: MATGKVDFFNDTGGYGFIETDDADDDVFFHMEDVGGPDLEEGQELEFDIESSEKGPRATNVVRQ